Proteins encoded by one window of Lathyrus oleraceus cultivar Zhongwan6 chromosome 1, CAAS_Psat_ZW6_1.0, whole genome shotgun sequence:
- the LOC127115282 gene encoding uncharacterized protein LOC127115282, translating to MDRTWMYDRVYSNRHGLKEEYVRGVKDFVKRALKQPICKSEGGIRCPCINCKCLKIRTPTNVRLHLYRDGFQPDYWIWTQHGEVELNVNTRNDSNSSEHVHHDDQIEAMNQMVYDAFRPYGVFSHVNDNIEVEEYTEDEFPNEDAKRFYDKLISFNNPIYEGATQSILSISTQLLEIRSNWHVPQKGLDFVAQMLKSVCPVQKCLPENYYQATQLVSKLGLKVEKIDCCKNGCMLYYKDDSNLSECKFCNAPRFIPRKTGMGKYKDIPVKRMFYFPIIPRLQRLYASTESASEMRWHHMNKNSSNILRHPSDGKAWKHFDSVYPDFSREPRNVRLGLCSDGFTPYIQASASPYSCWPIIVTPYNLPPEMCMTKPYLFLACLIPGPKNPKLKIDVYLQPLIDDLHRLWSNGILTYDISTKQNFIMKACLMWTINDFPAYGMLSGWGTQGKLACPHCMEHTDAFTLKSGHKNSWFDCHRRFLPSNHSFRRSKRSFLKNRVVTNEPPPISTGKDIWAVISNFPKVTEIGWEAKWKEFEGYGVDHNWKKRSIFWDLPYWKDNLLRHNLDVMHIEKNVFDNIFNTVMNVKDKTKDNEKAREDLAKLCFRGDLELQPLENGKNGKPKASYTLTKSEAKLVCKWLKELRMPDGYASNLSRCANVEKGTVHGMKSHDCHVFMERLLPIAFHSLPDLVWKPLTELSRFFKDLCCNTLRMDDLIKLDENIPIIICKLERIFPPSFFDSMEHLPIHLAKEAILGGPVQYRWMYPFERFMGVSKRAVTNKARVEGSICSDYIHRETNYFCSHYFNSFRLLPTINLSNKPHLDNDDILPTMSILQSGGRPSGKSQKYFLSDKEWKSSHVHVLINCDEVKPYLDIFLENHSLDIEDSSGRIHIEFPIWLKKYVNEETNGVTNQY from the exons ATGGATCGTACTTGGATGTACGATAGAGTATATTCCAATAGACACGGATTGAAAGAAGAGTATGTTCGCGGGGTTAAAGACTTCGTAAAGAGGGCTTTGAAACAACCTATTTGTAAATCTGAGGGAGGGATAAGGTGTCCGTGTATAAATTGCAAGTGTCTCAAGATAAGAACACCAACTAATGTTAGACTTCACTTGTATCGAGATGGATTTCAACCAGACTATTGGATTTGGACTCAACATGGAGAAGTAGAGCTCAATGTTAATACAAGGAATGATTCAAATAGTAGTGAGCATGTGCATCATGATGACCAAATTGAGGCAATGAATCAGATGGTGTATGATGCTTTTAGGCCTTATGGAGTATTCTCTCACGTGAATGATAACATAGAAGTTGAGGAATATACGGAGGATGAGTTTCCCAACGAAGATGCCAAACGATTTTATGACAAGTTGATATCTTTCAACAATCCCATTTATGAGGGAGCTACCCAATCAATATTATCAATATCTACTCAACTTCTTGAAATTAGGTCTAATTGGCATGTACCACAAAAAGGTTTAGATTTTGTTGCACAAATGCTTAAAAGTGTATGTCCAGTTCAAAAATGCTTGCCCGAGAACTATTACCAAGCAACACAGTTGGTATCTAAGTTAGGGCTAAAGGTTGAGAAGATTGATTGTTGTAAGAATGGTTGTATGTTATATTACAAGGATGATAGCAATCTATCAGAGTGCAAATTTTGTAATGCTCCTAGGTTCATTCCTCGCAAGACTGGCATGGGAAAGTACAAAGATATCCCAGTGAAGAGAATGTTCTACTTCCCAATCATTCCCAGATTACAAAGATTGTATGCATCAACTGAGTCGGCAAGTGAAATGAGATGGCATCACATGAACAAAAATAGTTCCAACATCCTTCGCCACCCGTCAGATGGAAAAGCATGGAAACATTTTGATAGTGTATATCCTGACTTTTCTAGGGAACCCAGAAATGTAAGGTTGGGTCTCTGTTCAGATGGTTTTACTCCTTACATTCAAGCGTCTGCTTCTCCATACTCATGTTGGCCAATAATAGTTACTCCGTATAATCTCCCCCCTGAAATGTGCATGACCAAACCATACTTATTTTTGGCATGCCTCATACCCGGACCTAAAAACCCTAAATTAAAGATAGATGTCTACTTGCAACCATTGATTGATGATCTACATCGATTGTGGTCCAATGGAATATTGACCTATGATATATCTACAAAACAAAACTTCATCATGAAAGCCTGCTTGATGTGgacaattaatgattttccagccTATGGTATGTTATCTGGATGGGGAACACAAGGTAAattggcatgccctcattgtATGGAACACACTGATGCTTTCACCTTGAAAAGTGGCCATAAGAATTCCTGGTTTGACTGTCATCGTCGTTTCTTGCCATCTAATCACTCCTTCAGAAGGAGTAAAAGAAGTTTCCTAAAAAATAGGGTTGTGACCAATGAGCCACCTCCCATTTCCACAGGGAAAGATATATGGGCGGTAATAAGTAATTTTCCAAAAGTTACTGAAATTGGATGGGAGGCGAAATGGAAAGAATTCGAAGGGTATGGAGTGGATCACAATTGGAAAAAGCGAAGTATTTTTTGGGATCTCCCATATTGGAAGGATAACTTGTTAAGGCATAACCTCGATGTGATGCACATAGAAAAAAACGTCTTCGATAATATATTTAATACTGTCATGAATGTTAAGGATAAAACAAAGGATAATGAAAAGGCAAGAGAAGACTTGGCTAAATTATGCTTTCGCGGGGACTTGGAGCTCCAACCCTTAGAAAACGGAAAGAATGGTAAACCAAAGGCTAGTTACACTCTAACCAAATCTGAAGCCAAGTTGGTTTGTAAATGGCTTAAGGAATTGAGAATGCCAGATGGCTATGCTTCAAACCTCAGTAGGTGTGCCAATGTAGAAAAGGGCACGGTGCATGGGATGAAGAGCCATGATTGTCATGTTTTCATGGAACGTTTACTCCCAATTGCATTCCATTCATTGCCAGATTTGGTTTGGAAACCATTAACTGAGCTAAGTCGATTCTTTAAAGATCTTTGTTGCAATACATTGAGGATGGACGACTTAATTAAGTTGGATGAGAATATTCCAATTATCATATGCAAGTTGGAAAGGATTTTTCCACCAAGTTTCTTTGACTCAATGGAGCATCTTCCAATCCATCTTGCCAAAGAAGCAATTCTAGGTGGTCCAGTACAGTACCGATGGATGTATCCATTCGAAAG ATTTATGGGAGTCTCAAAGAGGGCAGTGACAAATAAGGCTAGAGTTGAAGGTTCCATATGCAGTGATTATATACATCGCGAGACAAATTACTTTTGCTCTCATTATTTCAACTCTTTCCGTTTGTTGCCAACCATAAATCTTAGTAACAAACCTCATTTAGACAATGATGACATTCTACCTACAATGTCCATTCTACAAAGTGGCGGTCGACCAAGTGGGAAGTCACAGAAATATTTTCTATCTGATAAGGAATGGAAGTCTTCACATGTGCATGTCTTGATAAATTGTGATGAGGTTAAACCATATCTTGA